The genomic segment CATCTACAGCGGTAAAACAAGATTTGGTAATATCTTGTTATAAAAGTACAGAGCGTGTACGTAATAGTCTTACCCAAGAATTGCCTAATAGTGTGTGGGATTTTATAGATGAACATTTAGAGCATCTCCCAATCGTAAATGAGGTTGGCAATAAGCTAACATCAATTATTGAGAGAAGTCCTAAAATTCTTTATGATCGGTTAATCTCATCATACATTGAGCGTGGACTTGCTGTTCCATTAGATGCGCAGCAATTCCAGTCGGGTCTTAGAGAACGCTATGTTGAACGCGATGAAATGTTTTTTACTGCAAGTCAGGTTGTCGAATATGAAGCAAAAAGAAAGGCTGTTCCAGACTTTGCTCCTATGGGTATCATCGTGAGCGACGAAGCCAATGGCATACAGTGGTTGAAGAACCTCCTACGTGATGGTGGCAAGACCTATCAGGATATACAGCCAGAATGGATGCAAGCCATCAACGGTCTCAGGAAGAATGATATTCTACCAGAGTTAAAGCAGATTCTTGAAGAGAACTTCATCGAGGAATCCAATGGTAAATGGCGACTGCCTAACATTCAGGACGACAAGGACGTAAATGCTCTTCGTACAAAAGCTTTGCTCAAAGAGTTCAAGATATACGTAGATGTCGCACAGAAGCCAAAGGCAAAAATAAAGGAAGCCCGTGTGGAAGCCCTTCGTGCTGGTTTTAAGCAGTGTTATGTCGATAAGGATTTCCAGACTATCGTGACAGTAGGCAACAAGATTCCTCAGAACCTGCTGACCGAAGATGAGGTACTGCTGCAATTTTACGACATCGCCCAGAGCAAACTATAATTCAGATGCAAAGACTGATACAAAAGATTGCAGAACGCATCACAGCGGAATATACCCGTCTGTCGATAGTGAGTAACCCAGACGGGGTGCTCACCAATCCTGTCGTACAGTCTCATCTCCTTTCGGAATGCGGATTGAATGTCGTAGTTGGCTCACAACTCCAGTTGCGCATCCACTATGAGCTAATCTACAAGGCTTCAGAGAATGACCGTTTCGTTTATGTTTGTCCAAATACAGACACTCTATTGCCAGATATGGTGCAGGAAGCAAGAGTAACGGATTTCAGCATCGGGCAGTTGTTCCCTTTGTTTGCCGACAAGAACCTATTGCAGCAACTCAGTTTTGAAGAACTGATTATACTCAGCCATAAGATGGGGACACGTCGCATCAACATGGCAGAGGGTAAGCGTATGGTAGAGGACATCCGTAACGAAGAGAATGAAAAGCGGAAACATTCTGCTGAACATTATCGCCAGAAACTACAATCAGTTGCGCTTGAATGGAGGATGATGGGCCAGACGGTAAAGGCGATAAGTGATGTTATTGCAGATGCAGCCCTGGCTGGGGTGTTTGACCAACTAACAGAAGAATGGACTCATGTCAACGAGAGCTTTCAAGGCTGGCTGGATAGTAACTATTTCGCCTTGCAAAACAGCAATCCTTTGTTGCGACCTGCTTGTGTAAATAGTGTGCTGCCACATCTTGCAGACAAGTTTGGCAGTGGCGACAAAATTGCTTTAGTTGTTGTTGACGGCCTTGCATTCTGGCAGTGGCGTATTCTTGCAAGATATTTGCAGAAGAATCACTTTACAATCAAAGAAGACTTTACTACAGCATGGCTACCCACCATCACAATGCTCTCACGCCAGGCTATCTTCCGTGGTGACCGTCCACAGATGGACTACAAGCAATCACCAGAGGCAGAACGTCGGTTGTGGAAGGATTTCTGGCAACAGGTGGGTATGTTATCCTATGAACTGCAATACCTCTATGATAACGAAGAGTTTGCAATCAATGAAGGAGTCAACCGTCTGGCATACGTCACCGTGGAAATGGACCATAAGATGCACGCCTCACGAGATATGCGCGACCTCGCCGTGCTGACGGATGTATGGGCACCGCGATTTTGTGAGCAACTAAGGGTGCTGAAAGATATGGGCTACACCATCTATCTCACATCCGACCACGGCAGTTCTGCTGCTACAGGTCAACGTCCGTTGACACAGGTGGAAAAAGTGTTCCTCTACAAAGATGGCAGTCGTGGTAAACGTCACCTGATATATAATAGTGACCATACTAGCGAACAGCGCAAACTCTATGACAGCGCATCAGAAAACATGAAGTTGCTATCACGTGATAATTGGTTGGCTGTTCGCGATTTCGGAGCATTTGAGCGTTCTGGTGTGTCACTCATCACTCATGGAGGCAGCAGCTATACAGAAGTTGTGGTGCCTTTCGTACAACTATAAAAGAAGAAATATGGAGAATATTACTATAGGTATCAATCAGCGTATTCCGATACACATTCTGGAACTTGCCTTATGCGCAGCTCTTCAGGATGATGCCTCACCTGAATATTTCAGTGAACTGGCTGCAACAGAATACAAAGGAGAAAACCGCATCAAGAAAGCGGTGTCGGTAATCAACAAACTCACCATTCGCAATCCAATCTTTGGCTATCTTCATGAACATACCGATGCAGTATTGGCTGCAATGAAGAACAAACATGACAGACCGCTGTTGTTTGGAGCTGTTATATGTGCAGCTTATCCCTTTGGATTCGATACTCTAAGCATCATGGGTAAGTATTTCCATGTGCAACAGCAAGTGAACACCACATTGATAACACAGCGAATGGCAAGCAAGTATGGTTCCAACCGTTCTTTGCCGAATGCCCTCTATTGTGTCCTGCCGATGTTCATAGAGGCAGGTCTGCTGAATCGTCCTGTGGCTGGCATCTATGAAGTTATTCGGCAGGAACGATATAGCGAATTTACTCTTTCTCTTTATCGCAAGGCATTTGTTATCAACAATCCCACATACACGGAGAACGATGACATTGACAGCAACCCATTCTTTGAATTTGTAACCAAAAATTATTAACAAATAACTTACGACTATGCATTTTGACATTCTTGACGCATATCTTGCCTTTGAAACTCAATTAAGGAGTTTCGGACAAGAGCCTAATGCAGATATGCTGGCAGAGAAAGCCAGGCTGGAAGCCGCTCAAAACGTGAACGAAGACGAATATGTCTTTGGTACAATGGCAGCACACAATAAGTTCATGACACCTGAAAAGGAAAAGGTCGTGCGTGAAATGACCGACCAACTGATGATGGAAGGTGAAAATGCCACCCAACCATGCCTGTTGCTTGGAAAGGTGCAGTGTGGTAAGACTGACACTTTCCTTAGCATCATGGGACTGTGCTTTGATCGAGGCATTGATGTTGCAGTGGTGATGACTAAGGGAACCAATACGCTAACAAAGCAGACTATTGAACGTCTGAATAAGGAATTCCGCTTCTTCAAGGATGATGGCACCTACGGTCAGAAGGTTGTCATATACATCTATGACATACTTGATCTCTACAAACGAGGCGGACTTAGCGATTATCAGCTCAATGACCCTGCCAACAAGTTCATCATTGTCTGCAAGAAAGAAAATACGAACTTGAAAGACCTTATAGAACTGTTTGAAAACAATGAGATACTTCGCAGGAAAAAGGTCTTGGTATGTGATGACGAGGCGGACTTTGCCAGTCGTGCATACTATCAGCGTAAGGGAGAACTGTCGCTTCTACGAATTGCTGAGCATATAGAAAAGTTTTTTACTCTGCCAGTTTTCTGCCGCTACTTGCAGATTACCGCCACGCCATACTCACTTTATTTGCAACCCGATGGAACAGTACAGCTACGTGACGGCCAGGAAGCATCGCCTTGGCTACCTCGTTATACAGGCTTGGTTCCCATCCACGATAAGTACATTGGTGGAAAACAATACTATGTAGATAGCCAAGAGGGTGAAATTGACGATGAGGGAATTTTCCATCCAGCTAACATGTATGGTTGTTTGTATCAGCCTGTTGACCAAATCTGTATCGACATCTTGTCGGCACGTAACGAGTTCTATCTAGAATCCCGTGCACACTCGGAGAATCTTGATTCGCTGAACTTTGCCGTAGTAAGTTATTTGTTTGCCACAGCAGTCCGCAGCATTCAGACAAAGAAGAAAAGTAACAAGAAGTATTATTCCAGTTGTTTGATTCACTGCGAAATCAACAAGCACAAACACGCTTGGCAAGAAGAATTGATTACAGAAATCATTGAGGATATTAAGCAAGCATTTTTGCATAAGGCAAACTCCGACCTTCACATCCTCGACCTTGAATCAGATGCCTACGAGAGCCTTAAACTCAGCAATGAATTGGGGAACAGACAAGGACTCATCAATGAGAAATTCCCATCATTTGCTGAGGTAGAAGCAGAGGTGAAGCGTATTCTGGAATATAACGATTACACTATCAATGTGGTGAACTCCGAAGAACCGGGCAAGGTTGCAACCATGCTTAACGACAAAGGACAACTCCGTTTGGAACAGGCCTTGAATTTCTTCATTGGTGGTTCTATTCTTGACCGAGGCATCACAATAGACAACATGCTCTGCTTCTTCTATGGACGTGATCCGAAGAAATTCCAGATGGACACTGTACTCCAGCATGCTAGAATGTATGGTGCCCGCGATAAGGAAGACATGGCTTGTACCCGTTTCTTCACGACTCCAGACATCTATGATGTGCTGAAGACGATGAATGTATTTGACGATTATCTCTACCAGTATTTGAAGGCCCATCGCGATACGGTTCAGACGGATGAGTTTACGAGTATGGTCATCGGATATGACAGTCGTATCAGTCCAAGTGCCCAGAATAAATACACTCCGGCAAATACCAAGGTCCTAAAGCCATACCAACGCACTTATCCAGTAGGCTTCCAAACTATAGAGCCATCAGAGAATAACAAGTTGACGAAGAAGATAGAGGAAGTTCTTCAACATGCCGTAGAAGGAAAAGAGGCAAACGAAGATGGGTTCTATCTTGTTCATTACAACGACGTTGTGGAAATCCTTTCGCTTATCCGCGAATCATATACCTATGCCATAGAGTATAATAATGTGGGGTTAGAATGGGACATCAATGATATGGTGACACCACTTGAACATCTTACCTATGACACAGACGGTATGGTTCTTGTCACTGTGAGGGGTGACCGTAATTTGAGCCGTGAGCGTGAAAACATCTTTGACAAACGAGGTCGATTCATTGATGCTCCTGAGGCTGGTGGTGAAATCAACATAGACAAGACGAATGCCATCGACCGTCCTGTGTTGGTTCTGCTCAAACAAAATGGCTTAAAGGATTTAGGGTGGCGAGGAACAGCATTCTTCTGGCCTGTGCTCACCACACCTCAGAATATGAACGCCGGTATCTTTACCATCAATGGCAATAAGAAATACCGTAAGGCAAAGAAGCAGATAACTCTTGAAACATTGGGCAATTATCCAAAGGTAGAAGTTTTGTCATTGACTATCAAGAAGGAGCACTTCTTCGACATCATTCTTGACTACAAGAAAGAAGAAAGTCGTGATATTAAACCGACAACGGCCAATATGTTCTTAGAGAAGGACTTGATGGGAAAGTTTATTCTGGTT from the Prevotella sp. Rep29 genome contains:
- a CDS encoding PglZ domain-containing protein, encoding MQRLIQKIAERITAEYTRLSIVSNPDGVLTNPVVQSHLLSECGLNVVVGSQLQLRIHYELIYKASENDRFVYVCPNTDTLLPDMVQEARVTDFSIGQLFPLFADKNLLQQLSFEELIILSHKMGTRRINMAEGKRMVEDIRNEENEKRKHSAEHYRQKLQSVALEWRMMGQTVKAISDVIADAALAGVFDQLTEEWTHVNESFQGWLDSNYFALQNSNPLLRPACVNSVLPHLADKFGSGDKIALVVVDGLAFWQWRILARYLQKNHFTIKEDFTTAWLPTITMLSRQAIFRGDRPQMDYKQSPEAERRLWKDFWQQVGMLSYELQYLYDNEEFAINEGVNRLAYVTVEMDHKMHASRDMRDLAVLTDVWAPRFCEQLRVLKDMGYTIYLTSDHGSSAATGQRPLTQVEKVFLYKDGSRGKRHLIYNSDHTSEQRKLYDSASENMKLLSRDNWLAVRDFGAFERSGVSLITHGGSSYTEVVVPFVQL
- a CDS encoding Z1 domain-containing protein; the encoded protein is MHFDILDAYLAFETQLRSFGQEPNADMLAEKARLEAAQNVNEDEYVFGTMAAHNKFMTPEKEKVVREMTDQLMMEGENATQPCLLLGKVQCGKTDTFLSIMGLCFDRGIDVAVVMTKGTNTLTKQTIERLNKEFRFFKDDGTYGQKVVIYIYDILDLYKRGGLSDYQLNDPANKFIIVCKKENTNLKDLIELFENNEILRRKKVLVCDDEADFASRAYYQRKGELSLLRIAEHIEKFFTLPVFCRYLQITATPYSLYLQPDGTVQLRDGQEASPWLPRYTGLVPIHDKYIGGKQYYVDSQEGEIDDEGIFHPANMYGCLYQPVDQICIDILSARNEFYLESRAHSENLDSLNFAVVSYLFATAVRSIQTKKKSNKKYYSSCLIHCEINKHKHAWQEELITEIIEDIKQAFLHKANSDLHILDLESDAYESLKLSNELGNRQGLINEKFPSFAEVEAEVKRILEYNDYTINVVNSEEPGKVATMLNDKGQLRLEQALNFFIGGSILDRGITIDNMLCFFYGRDPKKFQMDTVLQHARMYGARDKEDMACTRFFTTPDIYDVLKTMNVFDDYLYQYLKAHRDTVQTDEFTSMVIGYDSRISPSAQNKYTPANTKVLKPYQRTYPVGFQTIEPSENNKLTKKIEEVLQHAVEGKEANEDGFYLVHYNDVVEILSLIRESYTYAIEYNNVGLEWDINDMVTPLEHLTYDTDGMVLVTVRGDRNLSRERENIFDKRGRFIDAPEAGGEINIDKTNAIDRPVLVLLKQNGLKDLGWRGTAFFWPVLTTPQNMNAGIFTINGNKKYRKAKKQITLETLGNYPKVEVLSLTIKKEHFFDIILDYKKEESRDIKPTTANMFLEKDLMGKFILVEGTDPEKYYDLTTVNDNIFPFEVRGYKYLHLRTSMDMSGSQAIIKLKEDDPYEMVCRPFEQQDVVYTEFNEGQDVTDQSAGNWSIVYHLDKVLEKKLTPDDTEQLQNYVEYLASIEQE